The nucleotide window TAATATTATAACAAAACATacttcatgtttggattttgatttcGACAGTGAAAGCTGGGATTAGAGAAAGTTGAGTTGAGAAGTGAGGTACATGACATTTTATTGCTGCATTGAATCATTGCTGATGTCTCTAGTTAatggaataaaattaaaattaaaaacctTCATAAGTGGGTGGTGTAATTTAAGCTCTTATGTGTCATTTTCTTTTATCTgcctaggtttttttttttttttaattcatattaCAACACTTGATAACATCTTAAATCGATTTGTACACTTcttaacaatatataaaataattactcAATATTCGCTTTATATTTATAAACAAATCTATTTTATATTCCTAAATAAATTTGAATATCCATCCTTGTATCTTACTTTACTTTTTAGGTCATTAATTTAAAAAACTCACTTAATAAATTCAAATATTCAACAAATTTAGAATGTTGAAcgaataatttatttgattcggATACaaatttaaataagttaattaaatgcaaataataaatatatttaaacaagAATATAAAGATAGTATTTGATAAATAATATTTTCAGCTTTTTTAGCTGGTTGTAAGTAGTTAGTAAATAGAAGTTTGCAACACCTTCTTCAGTTAaaacctcaaaaaaaaaaaactttagataaataacttttgctcaacaaattgagaatgaaatatatgaaacaaCATATATTGCCATATTTGGTCAAAAATTACTCTCTATAACATTCTCTCAAACCTAATAAGAATGTCAATATATCAATAACTTCCATTCtactattttcacttttatctccAAAGttcaaaataaatctaaaaatattcactaattaatttcaTTAACAAATGTTTTAATTCCTTagtaataatgttttatttcaataatttcacccaACCGTGGAACCAAATATTTTAACCCAAACGAGAGTCCATTCAAAACCCAGTCTTATCCCAACCCGTATTAAATATTATACCATATTActtctattttataatttaatgtaTCATGTAACTTTTCATCACATATAGATAAcatatatgttaaaatattaatgttAATAAATATTTCAGCTACCAATGTTTATAAATttagtgaaataaaatataaaattactaaaagtaaaataaaaataatatatacttcCATTTTTGGGGGTGAACTTTAATGAATTTATATTATCCACCTATCTATATGGTtggatttgaaaaaaaattgtaaGTAAATCACAAAACTAATGATGAATTGGCCAacatgtaaaaataaaaacatttgatTGACAATTCATTAGAAAATCACAAAACTTCAGCACAAACAACAAACTAGGCATTTAGAAAGTTCAACCACAAAAGTATATGAATGTTCCTCCGGAAAAGAGAGTAAACCCGAGTCGAAAATCGATCGTACCTTACTACAAAAGACTATTTAATCAAAAACACGAACTGCGACAAAAGGTCTATTAATTCCTCTATGTCATCCTCTGTGCAGCTTCCTTTGCAAGAAGCTTCTCCTTCGCTTTGGTTCGGGCTTGTGACTTGGAGCCCATGATGCCGCCACCCCACTTCTTCCTGTACTCGTCGTACTTGTCATTGAAGTTTGCCTGCAACGTGCATCATGAGTGAATACTACGATGTGTGATTTGAACATATGTTAGTTACATACTATATTGTATGCGTATTCCTACCTTGATTGCCTCGAGTACTTTGCTGAATTCCAGCTTATCCTCGTTCTTAACCGTGGTCAAACACAAGACGGAAGCAGTTTTCTTGTGGACAATCTGCAGTAGTACACTAACACAGATAAGTAGTCTGCTCTTTAACGTCATAATTTGGCAAAGAAAACACGGACACATGAAAGAAATTTACCGATCCCAAACGTGATTTTCCCTTAACAATGCAATATGGGACCTCCATTTTCCTGCACAAAGCCGGAAGCCACACTACCAACTCTATGGGATCCACATCATGAGCAATAACAACCAATTGAGCCTTGTTCTGCAAAAGAATTATAAAGGAACTATTATTCTTAAGTGATTCACAATAGAAATAAAGCATTCAGTGAAAATGAAGAAATTCAAGGGCAACCTGCTCGATAAGGTAAGTAACATGGTTAAGACCGTATTTCACAACAATTGGTTTCTTAGACTCGGGGGCTTTTCCTTCAGCCTCGGCCTGGGCCTTTTTCAAGAGACGTTCCTTCTTGGCCGCTTTGTCCTCTGGCCTGTACTTGAGGAGCAACTTGAACAGACTTGTTGCTGCAAGAGGACATGAGATAACCAATGTTTAATGGTTAAAATTTAATAGCAACCATTATAATCAGAAACAGTAATCAACAGCGAGAAATGTGAAAGAGGCAGAGTTATGAAAACAAACATAACAGAATAAGCAAGTTTTTATGCGAACAAACCACGTCACCCCATGTATGTTATATTTCAAAATAACAAGGCACATGAAAACCAATATAGATTATAAATTCCGATTTGCAATTGTTTTTCAAGTGAACTGGTTACCAAGAGAAAGGTGAGACATATACATTTAAAATAGAGTAAATTGCACCAAACATCCCTAAACTATGACTCGCATTCTAAGTCTGTCCCTAAACATTAAAACACTGTAATTACATCCCCTAACTTCGGAAATTATATCTACCAAGTCCTTCCACTACTAAAACCATTGATTTTACTATTAAGTGACACCTCAGATCCTAGATAGCataatttaaaattctaaaaataaggaaaaaaataaacttaaaaagttttaaaataaaaaagttacAAAGTGAAAATAAACCTTGTATTGAGTAAATTGCACCAAAGTTTTGCcattttaccttttttttctttctattttctgttaactttaacatttaattttatcttattttttaaattttaaataatgccACAGGATTTGATGTATCACTTAAAGCTGAAATTAAATGTTTTAGAACTGGAAGGACTTGATTGCTATAAACTTCAAAGTTTGGGGATGTAATTGCAATGTTTTGTACTTTGGGGACAAATTAAGAATGTGAGTCATAGTTAGGGACGTTTGGTGAAATTTACTCTTAAAAGTAAGTACCTATAATAAAAATCCATTTCCCCGAACTTGTACCACACAAACTTCTAAGCTAAGTTAAACATTTCATTCAGAAAATAGTCAAAGGTTAAAGAAAACAGCAGTTGAGAATCCACTTGAAACAAATATGGCGAATCTAATGAATAAGTTAGAAACGAGAGAAGATTTTAGTGCAGACCGAGGTTCTTGTCAAGAGTCTTGGTGAACTGGTTCAATGCTGGTGGAACCTTCAACCTCTGCTTGAGGATCCTCTTCTTCCTTTGAATACGAACAACCTTAGGCCACTTCACGAATCGATGCAAATCCTTCTTAGGAGGTAAAGCCCCTCCAATGCCGAACTGCTTTGGACGCTTCTCAAACAACGGATTGACAACCTTCTCCTAATATcaataatcaaaatgataaaccAATAGTGAGACCACAATCAAGTTACTTGAGGGGTTCAGCAATTAAGAAAGTAATGAAGAATGAAGATtacttgtttcttcttggcgggCACAGCCACCTTTCCACCTTTCTTCGGCCCCTGCATTTAGCAAAAAAAGGGAACCCTTTTAAACAAGTACATTGATTCAAAATACAAAGGACAACAATTTACCGCAAAAGGACCATAGTCCAAGAGCTTCTTCAAAATTTATACAGAAATATAAAACATTAATCCTTTTAGGTAAACTAAGAATTATGCTAATCTTTCAACGTAATAACTGTTCACTACACTGTAAAAAATAGCTATCATAGATCAGTTTTCATTTCCTAGAAATTTAGAAATATCAGCTAACTTCTGAACCAATTATTTACAACAAGTTTCTCAGGTACTAATCCTCTAACTACATCTTATTCAACAttaaaatctcaaaaaaaaaaaaacagcacaaATAAAACACAGAGTGAACTGTATTTAAAGCAAAAACAAGCATAAAAATGAGAGAAACTGTGGGGAAAATTTGAGAGAAACACTAGACTTGAATAAACGTAATTAGAAGATGATTAATTGAAATGGGGTTGTCGGATTTACCATGTTTTGCACCTCCAAAAGCTTCTTCTTCAAAGCTTTCTGTGATTTAGAACGGCGGAAGAAAACCCTAGAAAACACGTAGAAAGCAAAAGCAATGAACAAACTAGGGTTTATATTAGAACAAGGCCTACTTTTGGCCAGTGGTAAAAAAACTGTGGGCTTGTTGGAGACTTTCTATTGGTCTCAATTGTTAACCATTTAAATGGGTGAGAGACGTGAAATTAGCCCGATGGTCCGAAAATTGCCCCAATTTGATTTAAGGTTGCATTTTGCACtgaatttcttaaaaatatggtcttttaaaaatttgttggattaagttatttttttgaaattttatggtattagactgaaataaaaaaatactttGAGCTGAAAGCGTTTTCAGCTGATTTGCAGAAAACGCTTATAACTAGAAGTATTTTTCTTGTGATCCATTTTTTAGGAttagatttttgggtttttttaagtAGGGTTAGGTTTAAGGTTTTGTGGATTTTTGGATTTAGGGTTGTGTagggtttttatatttttaagtttttatatattctttagtttttatattttttagatgtaaagttaataattatttaatttgatatttacaaATATTGTATTTACACCAATAGTATATTCGAATTATTCATATTgtaaattttgattcaattcatAATCGAAACTCAAACTACTCAATTTGattaattaacttttttttttacgGGAGATTAAGGTTGATCAGAATTTTCAGTGCATTATTTTTAAACTTTCAGAGTATTTTTCAGTGCATTAttttcaaactttcatatttcttcAGAAAATACATCTAGGAAATCCCGAGATATCTGATGGGTGAGTGGAAAAAAAATGGGGAGTTGAAAGTGGTAAAGGAAAAACGCTCCACGTAGGATGCAATTTCAATGCACTATCAGATAAAAGCACTAAAAGAGCATGCAACTGGATGCGTTTTCATGCCATGTTAGTCGAaacataatttcaatttttttttctaacagTGAACTGAAAACGCTTTCAGCTGAGCACATTTTCAGCGCTTTTTTATGACAGTGCACTGAAAATGTGTCTTACATGGAGTGTTTTCACTCTAGCACTTTCAACTTCCCATTCACCTCAGCTCTATAAAAGCATGACTTTCAGTATTGAGTGGCATAAGGCATttacaaccaaaaaaaaaaaaagaagaggaagTTCACACATAAGGCATAATTTGAAGCTATTACGCAATTTGCATCAAGTAATGATCGATTTTTGTTGTTTATGTTTAATTGCAACACTTATTATTTtgcataatatttttattttggacaTGTGAAACAAGTTATTTCATTGAAAATAAGTGGACGAATTAATGTTATTGATTATTATGACGGTGGAGCATGTGACACCGAGAACGGGGCCGTTTTTTTTATCAGAAAACACAGCGTGGTTGGCTTTTAACCCAAATATACAATTGTCAAATCTACGTGGAAGAATTAGGCGAAAGATCGACTAATCTAACCAGATGAGAGTATTGTCACTTAAATATCGATTTTGTGCTTTGGTCGACACCATTAGATATGACACTTTTGATATTAGAGGCGCGAGTGAGTTGGAGGCGATGGTGCAAACACATATTGCCAGTGGATTACCAATTCTTCTATTTTGCTCTAGAATTAAACTGCTACAAGCAGAACGTCCAACAATCTGGGTTTGGTGGTAACGCAGAAT belongs to Gossypium arboreum isolate Shixiya-1 chromosome 7, ASM2569848v2, whole genome shotgun sequence and includes:
- the LOC108453101 gene encoding 60S ribosomal protein L7a-2-like → MGPKKGGKVAVPAKKKQEKVVNPLFEKRPKQFGIGGALPPKKDLHRFVKWPKVVRIQRKKRILKQRLKVPPALNQFTKTLDKNLATSLFKLLLKYRPEDKAAKKERLLKKAQAEAEGKAPESKKPIVVKYGLNHVTYLIEQNKAQLVVIAHDVDPIELVVWLPALCRKMEVPYCIVKGKSRLGSIVHKKTASVLCLTTVKNEDKLEFSKVLEAIKANFNDKYDEYRKKWGGGIMGSKSQARTKAKEKLLAKEAAQRMT